The region CCAGCGCCGAGCCAGCAGCCAGGCGGCCAGGCGGGTCCTGCCGGTGATGTGCTCCGGGTCGTGCCCTGCGAGCGCGCGACGGCACTCGCCCCAGGGCACCCACACGGTGGGGGAGCCGGGCAGCGTCACGCCGAGCTTGGCCGGCTCGATGTCGAGGTCGTGCAGGACGCTCACCGCGAGCACGCCGCGGCGCAGCTCGACGGGGCTGGGTGCCTGCATGCGTTGACGCTACCCGCGAAGCACACACCTGGCACCTGGCAGACGGGTGACTCACGGGGGCTTCACGGCTGCTCCACTAGCGTCGGTCCCGTGCGTGTTCTGGTGGTGGAGGACGAGCAGCCGCTCGCTGACGCGGTCGCCCGGGGGCTGCGTCGCGAGGGGATGGCCGTCGACGTCTCCTACGACGGAGACGACGGGCTGGAGAAGGCCCTCATGACGAGGTACGACGTCCTCGTGCTCGACCGGGACCTGCCCTCGAGGTCCGGCGACGACCTCCTGCGGGCCCTCGTCGCGGAGGGGGCGCTCACCCGGGTGCTCATGCTCACGGCCGCGACGGGGGTGCGCGACCGGGTCGGAGGGCTCGAGCTCGGCGCCGACGACTACCTCGGCAAGCCGTTCGCCTTCGAGGAGCTCGTCGCCCGGGTGCGTGCGCTGGGGCGCCGGGCGACCCCGCCCGCACCGCCCGTCCTCATCGGTCCGGGCGGGATCGTGGTCGACCCGGCCAAGCGCACCGCGACCCGCGACGGCGTCGACCTCGAGCTGACCCGCAAGGAGCTCGGGGTGCTCGAGGAGCTGCTGCGCGCCGACGGCGCGGTCGTGTCCAGCGAGGAGCTGCTCGAGCGGGTCTGGGACGAGCACGCCGACCCCTTCACCACCACGGTGCGGGTGACGGTCATGACCCTGCGCAAGAAGCTCGGGGACCCGCCGGTCATCACCACCGTCGTCGGCTCCGGCTACAAGGTCGGAGCATGACCAGTCGTACGACGCTGCGCTGGCGGCTGACGATCGTCTACGGCGCGGTGGCCGTCGCGGTCGGGGTTGTGCTGCTGCTGCTCGCGCTGCTGCTCGTGGACCGGGCGCTGTCGGGGGCGAAGGTCTCGGACCCGCGGCTGATCGTGCCGCTGGCAGACGGCCGTTCGCTGACCCTCGGGCAGTACCAGGACCTCCTGCGCCAGGACACCCTGGAGCGGCTGTTGCGCCAGGGCCTGCTGCTGCTCGCCCTCATCGGGCTCGCGGGCGTCGGGGTCGCCTACTACCTCGCCGGCCGGGTGCTCACGCCGCTGCAGCAGATCACCTCGACCGCCCGCCGGCTGTCGGCCGAGCAGCTCGACGCCCGCATCGGGCTCGGTGGTCCCGACGACGAGCTGAAGGAGCTGGCAGACACCTTCGACGCGATGCTCGAGCGCCTCGAGAAGGCCTTCGAGGCGCAGCGCCGCTTCGTCGCCGACGCCTCCCACGAGCTGCGCACCCCGCTCGCCGTCATGCGCACGGAGGTCGACGTGGCGCTGGCCGACCCGGCGGCCACGAAGGCCGACCTGCGGGCCGCGGCGCTCGTGGTCCGCGACGCCACCGAGCGCGCGGACCGGCTGCTCGAGAGCCTGCTGCTGCTGGCCCGCTCCGACCGGCTGTCGGTCGACGGCCTGCCGGTCACCGAGGTCGTCGACCTGCCGGCCGTGTGCGACGCGGCCCTCGCCGCGGTCGCGGTCGAGGTCAAGGCGAAGGGCCTGCAGGTCGCGGTGTCCCTCGCCCCCGCGGCGGTCCGCGGCGACGCCGGCCTGCTCGAGCGGCTGGCGGGCAACCTCGTCGAGAACGCCGTGCGCCACAACCTGCCCGGTGGGTGGGTCCGGGTCGACACCGGCACCGTCGACGGTCGGGCGCGCCTGCAGGTCGCGAGCACCGGCGCTGACGTGCCGTCGGACCAGGTCGAGGCGCTGTTCGAGCCCTTCCGCCGCCACGGCACGGCCCGCACAGCCCGCCGCGGGGCCGGCCTTGGCCTCGCCATCGTGCGGGCGGTCGCCACCGTCCACGGAGGCAGCGTGCACGCCGAGGCGCGGCCCGGCGGGGGTCTCGTCGTCACCGCTGACCTGCCCGCTGCCGCCGATCCTGCCCCCTGATCCGCCCCCCTGTTACGGCCCCCCGTAGTCACTCCGGGTCATCTTGCGCACGACTTGGCCGAATCGACTGCGGCCACCGCGGCGATCGCGAAGAGTCACCGGTGAGGGCGGCGCTCGCGTCGTCCCCGAGTCGGTGGGTGGCTGGTGATCCGAGGGGGGTCGCTGGTCACCCACCCCCGGACCGTCTGCGCGCTCTGAGGGGGGTGCGCAGCAGGTCACGGGGGGATGAGCGGCCGCGGGCCTCGTCGAGGCCCGCGGCGCCTCTCACCGCTAGCCCTAGCATCGGCCGCGTGGTGCAGCAGATCGTCACCGTCGTCACGCTCGGGGTCAGCGACGTCGCCCGCAGCCGCGGCTTCTACGCCGATGGCCTCGGTTGGCCGGTGGTGCTCGACGTACCCGGTGAGGTCTGCTTCCTGCAGGTCGGCCACGGCCTTGTGCTGTCCCTCTACTCCGCGGCCGACCAGGACCGCGACAGCGGGAGCGGCCCGTCGACGGGTCCGGGCAACGTCGTGCCGGCCTGCAACGTCGGCAGCGACGACGAGGTGCTGGCCCTCACCGAGCGGTTCCGGGACGCGGGCGCGACCGTCCTCGTCGAGCCCCGGCGGGCGGCCTGGGGCGGCTACTACGCGTTCTGCGCCGACCCGGACGGCATCCGCTGGGAGATCGCCCACAACGCGGGCCTCGTCACCGCCCCCGACGGGAGGGTGACGATCGGCCCCGCCTAGCGGCACTCACCGGGACGCATCCTGACGTGGGACCGGGCTCCGGATAGCGTCCGCGCCCATGAGCGAGCAGACCGCAGGGGAGCCGTCGGGACCGGTGGTCGGCAGGACGGTGGCGGGCAGTCGGCCGCACTGGCCGGAGCGGCCGCGCCCCCGGCGTACCCCTGGTGCCACCAACGTCGTGGTCGTGCTCGCCGACGACCTCGGCTTCGCCGACCTCGGCTGCTACGGCTCGGAGATCGCGACGCCGCACCTCGACCGGTTGGCGGCGGAGGGGCTGCGGTTCACCGGTTTCCACGTCACGCCGATGTGCTCGCCGACCCGCGCCGCGCTGCTCACCGGGCGCGACCCGCACAGCGTCGGGGTCGGCCACGTCGCGCACTCCGACAGCGGCTTCCCGGGCTACGCGATGGAGCTCGCCGGTGACGTCGCGACCCTCGCGGAGGTGCTGCGCGACGCGGGGTGGTCGACGCTCATGGCCGGCAAGTGGCACCTCGCGAAGGACAGCGACTGCGGCGACGCGGGGCCACGCCACTCCTGGCCGTGCCAGCGCGGCTTCGACCGCTTCTACGGCTTCCTCGACGGCTTCACCAACCTGCACCACCCGCATCGGCTGGTCCGCGACAACAGCCCCGTGGAGGTCGACGCGTACCCCGAGGGCTACCACCTCACCGACGACCTCACCGACCAGGCGATCGCGATGGTCAAGGCCGCCAAGGCGAGCGACCCGGGCAAGCCCTTCTTCCTCTACCTCGCCCACGGCGCCGTGCACGCGCCGCTGCACGCCGTCGCCGAGGACATCGCCCGCTACGCCGACCGCTACGGCAGCGGCTGGGACCAGCTGCGCGAGGAGCGCTTCGCCCGCCAGCGCGAGCTCGGTGTCGTCGAGCCGCACACCCAGCTCGCGCCCCGCAACCCCGAGCGCGGCGACGACGTGCCGCCCTGGGACGACCTCGCGCCCGAGCTGCAGCGGCTCTACGCCCGCTACATGGCCGTCTACGCCGCGATGGTCGACCGGGTCGACCAGCAGTTCGGCCGGCTCCGCCAGGCCCTGGAGGACCTGGGGGAGTGGGACGACACGGTCGTGCTGTTCACCTCCGACAACGGCGCCTCGCGCGAGGGCGAGGCCGAGGGCACGACCGCCTACTACCAGCACCTGCTGGGGACGACCGACCTCGCCGCGGACCTCGCCCGCTTCGACGAGATCGGCGGGCCGACGACGACGCCGCACTACCCGCGCGGCTGGGCGATGGCCTCGGGCACCCCGTTCCGGCTCTACAAGATCAACACCCACGCCGGTGGGCACTCGGTCCCGATGGTCCTCAAGGCCCCGGGTGCCCCGGACCCCGGCGGGATCCGCCGGCAGTGGCAGCACGTCACCGACGTCCTGCCGACCGTCCTCGAGCTGCTCGGCGTCACCCCACCGCAGGAGCGGGGAGGTACGACGCTCCGGCCTCCCACCGGGACGTCGTTCGCCCCGGTGATCGCGTCCGCGTCGACGGCGTCGACCCACCCCGAGCAGCTGTTCGAGATGGTCGGCCACCGCGGCTACTACCGCGACGGCTGGGAGGTCGTCACCCGCCACCGTCCGCTCACCGCCTTCACCGACGACGAGTGGGAGCTCTACGACCTCACCACCGACCCCACCGAGCTGCGCGACCTCTCGGCCGAGCACCCCGAGCGGCGGCAGGAGCTCATCGACGCGTGGGAGGCGGGGGCGCGGGCCGGGCAGGTCTACCCGCTCGACGAGGGCTCCGGCGTGAAGTTCCTGCAGCGCCCGGAGCGGTCCGCGGTCTTCTCCGAGCCGGTCCGACTGCTGCCGGGCACGCCGACGCTGGAGCGCTGGCGGTCGCAGCAGCTCATCGCCAACCGCGCGTTCACCGTCACCGTCGAGGTCGACGAGCCGGGGGAGGGGGTGCTCGTCGCCCACGGCGACCAGGGCGGCGGCTACGTCCTCTACGTCCTCGACGGTGTGCTGCGGCTGGCCCACAACGACGGTCGCGGCCGGTTGCGGGTCGTCGAGGGCGGCGCTCCCGGTGAGGTCTGCGAGGCCCGCTTCACCGCGCCCGGCGGCGGGACCTGGTCGGTCGCGCTCGTCGTCGACGGCGAGGAGCGGGGCAGTGCCGACGGCCTGCCGCTGCTCTACCCGATGGCGCCCTTCGAGGGCATCGACGTCGGCATCGACCGCCGGTCACCGGTGTCGTGGGAGCTGTCCCAGGCGCACGGGCCCTTCCCGTTCAGCGGCCGGCTGCGCGCCGTCACCTACGAGCCGGGCGCGCACGCCCCCGACTCGCCGGTCGCCATGCTGCCGATGCTGCGCGACCTCGGCGCCCGCTTCGAGTGAGCACCGAGTAGGCAGGCACGCAGAAGGGCCCCGGCGCGAACGCCGGGGCCCTTCGGTTGCGCGGTCTGACTAGATCGCGCGGACGTTCTCCGCCTGCGGGCCCTTCTGGCCCTGGGTGATGTCGAACTCCACGCGCTGGTTCTCGTCGAGCGACTTGTAGCCGTCACCCTGGATAGCGCTGAAGTGGCAGAAGACGTCGGCGCCGCCGCCGTCCTGGGCGATGAACCCGAAGCCCTTCTCGGCGTTGAACCACTTGACGGTGCCCTGAGCCATGCTGATCTCCTCATACCTGGTGCAGCTCCGCGGTCGCGGAGCCTGGTGCCACTAACAGCTAACGCGGCGTCCAGGACGAGCGAGAGTGCAAGCAACTGCGCACAGGCTACCCGTCAGAGGGGCGATCCGTACACAGTCAATGCGGCGCGTTGCGATCCGCACGTGATTCGGCCCTCAGCACAGCCGTGAAGGTGGCGCCCGCGCCAGGTGCCGCGAGCCGGGTCATCGGACCATCCGGAGGTACGGCCCTGCGTAAGAGGCAGCCGCTTCGTCCGCAGCCGCCTGCGCGAAACCGAGGCGGCGGAGCAGCCGTAGGGACGCCTCGTTGCCGGGCAGGACGTCGGCGGTGAGCCGGGTGACCCCGGGCTGGGCCGCGGCCCAGGTGCACAGCACCGCGACGGCCTCCGTGCCGAGGCCCTGACCGCGGGCCGACGGGGCGAGCCCGTAGCCGATCTCCACGTCACCGCCGGGTGCCGGCCCGCCGAGCCAGCCGCAGTCACCGACGACCGTCCCGTCCCGCGGGCTCCCGAGCACGACGAGCCAACCGCCGTCGTCACCGGGAGCGCCGTACTCGGCCAGGGGTCGCAGCGCGTCGGGGGTGTCGGCGTGCGGCCAGTCCGGCGCCGCCGTCAGGGGAGCGAGCGCGGCGTCGAGGCCCTGGCCGGCCAGCACGGCGTACGCGACGGCGTGGCTGACGGGCACGAGCGAGACCCGCTCGCTGGACAGGACCGGCAGGCTCACGCCTGCGTCACGG is a window of Mycobacteriales bacterium DNA encoding:
- a CDS encoding response regulator transcription factor produces the protein MRVLVVEDEQPLADAVARGLRREGMAVDVSYDGDDGLEKALMTRYDVLVLDRDLPSRSGDDLLRALVAEGALTRVLMLTAATGVRDRVGGLELGADDYLGKPFAFEELVARVRALGRRATPPAPPVLIGPGGIVVDPAKRTATRDGVDLELTRKELGVLEELLRADGAVVSSEELLERVWDEHADPFTTTVRVTVMTLRKKLGDPPVITTVVGSGYKVGA
- a CDS encoding HAMP domain-containing sensor histidine kinase, with the translated sequence MTSRTTLRWRLTIVYGAVAVAVGVVLLLLALLLVDRALSGAKVSDPRLIVPLADGRSLTLGQYQDLLRQDTLERLLRQGLLLLALIGLAGVGVAYYLAGRVLTPLQQITSTARRLSAEQLDARIGLGGPDDELKELADTFDAMLERLEKAFEAQRRFVADASHELRTPLAVMRTEVDVALADPAATKADLRAAALVVRDATERADRLLESLLLLARSDRLSVDGLPVTEVVDLPAVCDAALAAVAVEVKAKGLQVAVSLAPAAVRGDAGLLERLAGNLVENAVRHNLPGGWVRVDTGTVDGRARLQVASTGADVPSDQVEALFEPFRRHGTARTARRGAGLGLAIVRAVATVHGGSVHAEARPGGGLVVTADLPAAADPAP
- a CDS encoding VOC family protein, encoding MVQQIVTVVTLGVSDVARSRGFYADGLGWPVVLDVPGEVCFLQVGHGLVLSLYSAADQDRDSGSGPSTGPGNVVPACNVGSDDEVLALTERFRDAGATVLVEPRRAAWGGYYAFCADPDGIRWEIAHNAGLVTAPDGRVTIGPA
- a CDS encoding arylsulfatase, producing MSEQTAGEPSGPVVGRTVAGSRPHWPERPRPRRTPGATNVVVVLADDLGFADLGCYGSEIATPHLDRLAAEGLRFTGFHVTPMCSPTRAALLTGRDPHSVGVGHVAHSDSGFPGYAMELAGDVATLAEVLRDAGWSTLMAGKWHLAKDSDCGDAGPRHSWPCQRGFDRFYGFLDGFTNLHHPHRLVRDNSPVEVDAYPEGYHLTDDLTDQAIAMVKAAKASDPGKPFFLYLAHGAVHAPLHAVAEDIARYADRYGSGWDQLREERFARQRELGVVEPHTQLAPRNPERGDDVPPWDDLAPELQRLYARYMAVYAAMVDRVDQQFGRLRQALEDLGEWDDTVVLFTSDNGASREGEAEGTTAYYQHLLGTTDLAADLARFDEIGGPTTTPHYPRGWAMASGTPFRLYKINTHAGGHSVPMVLKAPGAPDPGGIRRQWQHVTDVLPTVLELLGVTPPQERGGTTLRPPTGTSFAPVIASASTASTHPEQLFEMVGHRGYYRDGWEVVTRHRPLTAFTDDEWELYDLTTDPTELRDLSAEHPERRQELIDAWEAGARAGQVYPLDEGSGVKFLQRPERSAVFSEPVRLLPGTPTLERWRSQQLIANRAFTVTVEVDEPGEGVLVAHGDQGGGYVLYVLDGVLRLAHNDGRGRLRVVEGGAPGEVCEARFTAPGGGTWSVALVVDGEERGSADGLPLLYPMAPFEGIDVGIDRRSPVSWELSQAHGPFPFSGRLRAVTYEPGAHAPDSPVAMLPMLRDLGARFE
- a CDS encoding cold-shock protein; the protein is MAQGTVKWFNAEKGFGFIAQDGGGADVFCHFSAIQGDGYKSLDENQRVEFDITQGQKGPQAENVRAI
- a CDS encoding GNAT family N-acetyltransferase; the encoded protein is MSLPVLSSERVSLVPVSHAVAYAVLAGQGLDAALAPLTAAPDWPHADTPDALRPLAEYGAPGDDGGWLVVLGSPRDGTVVGDCGWLGGPAPGGDVEIGYGLAPSARGQGLGTEAVAVLCTWAAAQPGVTRLTADVLPGNEASLRLLRRLGFAQAAADEAAASYAGPYLRMVR